The following coding sequences lie in one Silene latifolia isolate original U9 population chromosome 5, ASM4854445v1, whole genome shotgun sequence genomic window:
- the LOC141655670 gene encoding uncharacterized protein LOC141655670, translating into MRKPELLGRMTKWSVHLSGYDLQFEPRTAIKSQALADFVSDFCPATRGEAEEGMLTMMGSQDGEVWTLYIDGASNARGAGVGLVLRSPKGDMIVQAIRCEFKATNNEAEYEALILGMQMASGLKVRNLRVYSDSLLVVNHVNNEYVARDSKMIAYLKIATEQKSKFRTFKITQVPRDQNVEADALATLGATFQPTELSNIPITHVLTPAIQKEPDLDSTVKGIHMQRVQETRMLVSPVGQQDADWRIPYLNWLRDGTLHEDKRKHKV; encoded by the coding sequence atgaggaagcctgaacttttAGGGAGAATGACTAAGTGGTCAGTGCATCTTAGTGGCTATGACTTGCAATTTGAACCCAGAACGGCGATAAAATCCCAAGCCCTAGCAGATTTCGTCTCTGACTTCTGCCCTGCAACTCGTGGGGAAGCAGAGGAAGGAATGCTGACGATGATGGGAAGCCAGGATGGTGAGGTGTGGACCCtgtatattgacggagcctcaaaTGCTAGAGGGGCTGGTGTGGGTTTAGTACTGCGATCTCCTAAAGGGGATATGATAGTGCAAGCCATTAGGtgcgaattcaaggcaaccaataaTGAGGCCGAGTATGAAGCTCTTATACTTGGGATGCAGATGGCGTCAGGGCTCAAGGTAAGGAACCTAAGAGTATATAGTGACTCCTTACTTGTGGTGAATCATGTGAACAACGAATATGTGGCACGAGACTCAAAGATGATAGCCTACCTGAAGATAGCCACAGAGCAGAAATCAAAGTTTAGGACATTCAAGATAACTCAGGTGCCacgagatcagaacgtggaggcTGATGCCCTGGCTACGCTGGGGGCAACCTTCCAGCCCACAGAGCTGTCAAACATACCAATTACTCACGTGTTGACCCCAGCCATCCAGAAAGAGCCAGACTTGGATTCCACAGTAAAGGGTATACACATGCAGCGCGTACAGGAAACCAGAATGCTGGTTTCCCCAGTGGGACAGCAGGATGCAGATTGGAGGATTCCATACCTAAATTGGCTAAGGGATGGGACACTCCACGAAGACAAAAGGAAGCACAAAGTTTGA